The window TGATTTGCATAGGGGCCGCAAAAGGACTGAGTTACCTTCACTCGGGTCTTGGGGAGCACAATAGAGTAATACATAGAGACGTAAAGAGTGCTAACATATTGTTAGATAACAATTTGGTCGCAAAAGTTTGTGATTTTGGCTTGTCAAAAAATGGTCCAAGAAATCAGCCAGACACCCAACTCTATACACGGGTTGCGGGTACCCAGTTTTACATGGATCCTACTTACCATGAAAGCCGAATCCTCCGAAAAGAATCAGATGTATATTCTTTTGGCGTGGTACTCTTTGAAATCCTATGTGGGATGCTTGTCTATCATGAAAAAAGATTCGGAGGTGATGGCAAACAATTTCTCATGACTTCGGTCCGACGATACTATAAGAAGGAACCACACAAGGTAATTGATCCCCATATAATGGAACAAATTGATAGTGGTGCTTTTGATGCATTCAAAGAAATTGCATATCAATGCATTAGTTTCAACTCGATAGAACGCCCCACAATGGAAAAGGTCGTTGAGAGGATTGAAGAAGCACTAACTATTCAAGTAAGTcgtttcatttagtatttttgAAGAAAATCAAAACTATTGTAGACTTTTGGATGACGCAACATGATAAATTGCCCTAATCGTTTTCTGATGTCAAATAATCAACAacaaattaaaattatttttgtcAATTGCATTTGTCATGTCCAACTATCTAAACTTCAATTAATTTTGTTACCTTTTCATATTTTTGTAGACCAACAAACGCTCCGCCTGCACCCCTGAAGTACGTTCTTGGATAGAAAGTGCCATCCATAAACTAAAGTCCTCCAGTTCTTACGAGCAGAGAATGGGCGCTTATGAAATGAACCTCCTCGCAAAAAGAAACAACGACAACCGTGTCGCCATTGCCTACGCCGGTGTAATCCCTCTGCTCAAAAACCTCCTCAAATCACCGGATTCCCAAGAACAGGCAGTGACCACTCTTCTTATCCTCTCGAGTCATGACAACAACAAATTCATCATAGTGTCTTCGGGGGCTGTTCCCGGGATCATACATGTCCTGCGAGAAGGTAACATGGCAGCACGGGAGGACGCAGCTGCTACCCTTTTCAGCCTCTCtttaattgatgaaaacaagGTAACCATCGGTTCTGCAGAAGCGATCCCACCTCTTGTGTTACTGTTGCGTGAAGGTACTCAGAAAGGGAAGAGAGATGCAACCACTGCGTTATTTAATTTATGCATATATCAGGGTAACACAATAAGAGCAGTGAGGGCCGGTGTAGTCCCAGTGTTGATTGAACTTGTTAGGGAACCGCAGGGTGTGTTGAAGGACGAATTGTTAGGCGTTCTTTTTGTACTCTCAACCCACCCTGAAGGGATATTAGCTATAGGTAAAGCAGAAGCGGTGCCTGTTCTCGTTGAGGTTATTGGGAGTGGATCCCTAAAGCTCAAAGAGACTGCGGCTACAGTTTTGGGGAAACTTTGTTTTGGAGATCAAAAGTATTTGGTGGAAGCTCAAGAACTTGGAGTTGTAGAGAAATTGAAGGATTTGATGTATCATGGTACAGATAGAGGGAAGAGAATAGTCGGCCAGTTGCTAGAAAAGATGACCATATGAAGCTAACAAGAATATTTTCAGAAGGATTGCAATTGCAACATGAAACATGGTTGCTTTGTACATATTAAACAGTGCAAGGACAAGTACAATTACATAGGTCTcggtatatatacacacatacttAACCAAATTATTCTAACTGCCATAACTCACAATCAATAAATAACACGGTAATGTATAGAGCAACAGAAGCTGATATTCctcttttgaaatatttttcatatGTTCTGGTGTTGATTTTGTTCTTCTGTTAATATATAAGGGGAAAGAAAGTACGTAGACCGCCCACTAGCACTACCACGGCCACCATGACCTTTGTTCAGTTTAtacatgtattttatttattttgtttttgttcattCGATGGTAGTTTTTGTTCAAATGGGCCTCATGTTTTCGTTAATAGTTTTCGTCGATCCATCACTAAATTTTATCAATGACGAATTAGCCGAAAAATGTCTAAATTCGTCGTTGCTAATCAATGTTTACATATACAAATACTCATGAATTTTGTATCAACTCGTGGAGGTTTTACGGTTCCTAAACACGTATATAGGTGTCGAATGTGTAGCAGCCGTTAAAACAAAGGAAGGCGTTGAATATTTATGTTTCGTGAAACACCGAGCAAAAAAACGTCAAAATGGTCAAAATTAAAAGTCATTAATGGATCGTGAAGGCGTAGAAGGGGGTGTGATTTAATTTTGATTGCAAAGTTAAAAATCATTAATTGATCGAGTTATATTTTGAGCATCAAGGTAACATCAGGTTGttaccttacaattggtatcagatccccTAGGGATCGTGAAGGCGTAGAAGGCCAGTTTAGGAGTCGGTTTCAAGAAAAACAATTCGTTGAAAGGTAGAAAAACAGGAAACCGGGTTTCGTTGGTTGAAGAGGGTGTGATTTAGTTTTGATCGCAAGTTAAAACATACTAACAACAACCCCGATTTCTCTTGACCGGGCTTGCTCTAATGTTAACAAGAAACTAAGCGGAGGTGCGTGATAAGCAGATGGGAAGACATTAAAGCGGGTGGCTTTAATACGGTTCGTTTTTGCAGGTGACGGAAGATGGTAAAGGTGTTTGTGACCTTGTCTTCTTGATCGGTGGAAAGATGCTCTCGCAACAAGCTTGATTAAAGAGGCCAGGGTTGTCAAAAGAGAGAATGGGATGTCGATGGCAGTCAAAAAAGGAGGTTcattgtaacaacgcaaaattttcaaacaaatttttcattttaaaaataaagtattttcatacaaaacaagacataaataatttaagtgtcatataaaatacaaattgtataaatcccaagatcataaaagcatccttcagtgtgtatcgatcacgccggcgccttcccacggttctcgctagtacctgaaacacatacataacaactgtaagcataaatgcttagtgagttccccaatatacaacttacgcacatacgcctttccaggccctgaccttccggtcatcaacacaacgtcttccggcccataacataatcgccttccggcccataacatacatagcacatataacaacagcttaccacatatagcatacatatcacatatcatatccgaccttccggtcacacagtcaaacccttccgggtacagtatagtgagaagactcacctcgcgaatgctgaaagctagcaaatcctgaaatcactcgtgcacaatccgacgagctacaacctccctataacatcacatatctcattaacacttatatcttctaagtgtgactatccctaagaagtcagacttaggtcaactctggtcaacggtcaacggtcaactcgaccggactcggcgagtaccatggcgactcggcgagtctagacgtcctccaactctttgggattccctatctactcgtcgagtatccttcttgacccgacgagttactcctggaagaatcgcggggccaccccgactcaactcgccgagtctgaagaacaactcgacgagtcccagttaatcttcaagctactcgccgagtctgctcatcgaactcggcgagtccatgccatgcaaccgctcaaactgcatcctaaggtcagaactgcttcgaccattcctaggtctggccttcctaggatgATCCACCACgtgaagtcctcatttcagtgctcatgatacaccatgtgattcataatttacattttgacctaaggcataaggattccaatccaaaaccttcatcaattcccgaaatgcatagacatgggacattctagaCCTCCAAGGgtctcaatacagggttacactcgtttaggggactagggtaacagtcAATCTAATCAcacaagggttccataaaccctaaatccataaatacatcaatatagcagagcatacacgaattcttacctggatgatgtattctctgtgtccccaatcctcagaatgtgacccccttgctgctcctttagccaatctcttctcttccttgcacaatcactcttctataatcaacaatggcctatgatccttgctccagatgcacccaatcgatttagggttcttctcagaaggctaaaatgaataatgacggccaataagtctcctttatacgtcccaaacctgaacggttagggttttcgctaaacagcgtagactcgccgagtccatatctggactcgtcgagtccagtcgcgaacccgcgaccaagtctgcgatcctactcggcgagtctaggctccaactcgccgagtcccctcttaaatcaccccaaaaacataatttaataatacctgagatttcgggctgttacaactctcccccactaggattagacttcgccctcgaagtctcactctgcaaatagttccggatgctgctcccgcatctcacgttccggctcccaagtcatttccgatcccttacggtgttgccactgaaccaacaccagaggtacctccttgttcctcagaaccttgatcttccgatccctgatggccactggtctctcagcataattcaggctcgcatccacctgaatatcctccaatggaactactgccgactcatcggctatgcatttcctcaattgcgacacatgaaaagtgtcgtggatctgtcccaactccgctggcaactccaaccgataggctacccgacctatccttgcaatcacacgaaatggcccaatataccggggccccaacttgcccctcttcctgaatcgaatcactcctttccaaggagagaccttcaggagaacgaagtcgccgacttgaaactcaagctcggatcggcgcctgtctgcataactcttctgtcggctctgggcggtcaataacctctgtctaacttgttgaatctgctctgtcatctgaagcacgatttctgtgctacccatcactctctgtcccacctctccccaacaaatgggggtccgacacctcctaccatacaacagctcgaaaggtggcataccaatgctcgaatgatggctgttgttgtaggaaaactctgctaagggcaagtatgcatcccagctacccccgaagtctaacacacacgctcgaagcatgtcctccagcgtctgaatcgtccgctcgctctgaccgtctgtctggggatggtatgcggtactaaaatgcaatttagtacccagctcctcatggaatttcttccaaaatctggaagtgaagcgcacatcacggtctgaaacaatcgagatcggcactccatgccgagatactacttctctcacatatatctccgccaacttctccgctgaagaactctcgctgatggcaaggaagtgtgcactcttcgtcaacctatccacaatcacccaaattgcgtcaactcccctagcagtcctcggcaatttggtgatgaaatccatagtgatctgatcccacttccactcggggatctccaatggctgtaacttaccatgcggtctctggtgctcggccttaaccctacggcaggtcaagcacctctcaacgaaccatgccacgtccctcttcatacagggccaccaatactctttcctcaaatccaaatacatctttgtagcaccgggatggatcgagaatttcgatctatgagacTCTTCCATCAaggtaatacgcgtaccgcccacgaacggtacccagatccgaccctgaaacgtcataagccctcgcccatccttaacgaactctgaaattaaccccacaacccgctctttcttctgcatttctggccgcacagcctcggcctgtgccccacgaatagcatccaatactggagtcatcacagtcagtctcaaacatacccctcgcaatggagtgctctccgccctgcggctcaatgcatcggctaccacattagccttgcccgggtggtacaggatctcacaatcataatccttgactacatccaaccacctcctctgacgcatatttaggttgggctgatccatcaaatacttcaagcttttatggtccgtgtatatcgtacatcgaaccccatacaagtagtgacgccaaatcttgagagcgaacactactgcccccaactctaaatcatgcgtgggatatctcgcctcatgaggcttcagctgcctcgaagcatacgctatcaca of the Lactuca sativa cultivar Salinas chromosome 6, Lsat_Salinas_v11, whole genome shotgun sequence genome contains:
- the LOC111884135 gene encoding U-box domain-containing protein 12, coding for MSSSSGVNLENYLIPLEEIKRATENFSQQRCIGGGGFGAVYKGQLSERWQNRTAAIKQLGQDSHQGEREFRNELEMISKFHHENIISFIGYCDEGNEMIIVYEYAMNGSLDHHLQDPHKIRCITWTERLMICIGAAKGLSYLHSGLGEHNRVIHRDVKSANILLDNNLVAKVCDFGLSKNGPRNQPDTQLYTRVAGTQFYMDPTYHESRILRKESDVYSFGVVLFEILCGMLVYHEKRFGGDGKQFLMTSVRRYYKKEPHKVIDPHIMEQIDSGAFDAFKEIAYQCISFNSIERPTMEKVVERIEEALTIQTNKRSACTPEVRSWIESAIHKLKSSSSYEQRMGAYEMNLLAKRNNDNRVAIAYAGVIPLLKNLLKSPDSQEQAVTTLLILSSHDNNKFIIVSSGAVPGIIHVLREGNMAAREDAAATLFSLSLIDENKVTIGSAEAIPPLVLLLREGTQKGKRDATTALFNLCIYQGNTIRAVRAGVVPVLIELVREPQGVLKDELLGVLFVLSTHPEGILAIGKAEAVPVLVEVIGSGSLKLKETAATVLGKLCFGDQKYLVEAQELGVVEKLKDLMYHGTDRGKRIVGQLLEKMTI